The Haloplanus salinarum genome includes a region encoding these proteins:
- a CDS encoding serine hydrolase domain-containing protein — translation MASTFDADPPTRVRRVFERHAATGLHHGAQLAVYDGTDLVLDLATGTVGPDGPETTPDRRHVLFSCTKPYAGICLHHLVERGRLAYDDPVRDHWPGFADPGTEKATATVRHVLSHQAGLPYGPLDDDPDRWTDWADAVAAMEALDTRFRPGSTAAYHALTYGFLVGELVRRVGGQPVDAYAREHVFEPLSMVDTSIGLPDGDPDDVATLAGFEPGERCRDVGVGLEGSAAEAAALFNRESIRRAVVPAATGVGTARDMARFYACLVNGGTLDGTRLLSTDTVETATSVHADVETDGTMGVPRRYALGFERAGTAWDKYGTLAPGTTFGHGGLGSIVGWGDPDSGVAMAYVTNGIRDEVEHGQRANAMADAVRRAFA, via the coding sequence ATGGCTTCGACGTTCGACGCCGACCCCCCGACCCGAGTGCGGCGCGTGTTCGAGCGCCACGCGGCGACCGGCCTCCACCACGGCGCGCAGTTGGCGGTGTACGACGGGACGGACCTCGTCCTCGACCTGGCGACCGGGACGGTCGGTCCCGACGGCCCGGAGACGACGCCGGACCGCCGGCACGTCCTCTTCTCGTGCACGAAACCGTACGCCGGGATCTGTCTCCACCACCTCGTCGAGCGCGGCCGCCTGGCCTACGACGACCCCGTTCGCGACCATTGGCCGGGGTTCGCGGACCCCGGCACGGAGAAGGCGACGGCGACGGTTCGGCACGTCCTCAGCCACCAAGCCGGCCTGCCGTACGGTCCCCTCGACGACGACCCGGATCGGTGGACCGACTGGGCGGACGCCGTCGCGGCGATGGAGGCCCTCGACACCCGATTCCGTCCGGGGTCGACCGCCGCGTACCACGCGCTCACCTACGGCTTCCTCGTGGGCGAACTCGTCAGACGTGTCGGCGGCCAGCCGGTCGACGCCTACGCCCGCGAACACGTCTTCGAACCGCTGAGCATGGTCGACACCTCGATCGGTCTGCCGGACGGCGACCCCGACGACGTCGCGACGCTCGCCGGCTTCGAACCGGGCGAGCGCTGCCGGGACGTCGGCGTGGGACTGGAGGGCAGCGCTGCCGAGGCCGCGGCGCTGTTCAACCGCGAGTCGATCCGCCGGGCGGTCGTCCCGGCGGCGACCGGCGTGGGCACCGCCCGCGACATGGCGCGCTTCTACGCCTGCCTCGTCAACGGCGGTACCCTCGACGGGACGCGACTGCTGTCGACCGACACCGTCGAGACGGCGACGAGCGTCCACGCCGACGTCGAGACGGACGGGACGATGGGGGTACCGCGGCGGTACGCGCTCGGCTTCGAGCGGGCCGGGACCGCGTGGGACAAGTACGGCACGCTCGCGCCGGGGACGACGTTCGGCCACGGCGGCCTGGGCAGTATCGTCGGCTGGGGTGACCCCGACTCGGGGGTGGCGATGGCCTACGTCACGAACGGCATCCGCGACGAGGTCGAACACGGCCAGCGGGCGAACGCGATGGCCGACGCGGTGCGCCGGGCGTTCGCCTGA
- the uvrA gene encoding excinuclease ABC subunit UvrA, with amino-acid sequence MSKDYIEVRGAEEHNLKDLDVRIPREEFSVVTGLSGSGKSSLAFETVYAEGQRRYIESLSAYARNFLGQMDKPQVESVEGLSPAISIDQKNAANNPRSTVGTVTELHDYLRLLYARVGTPHCPECGREVGEQSAGQMVRRLLELPEGTKAKLCAPVVRDQKGAFEDRFDDLVSEGYSRVEVDGEPYDLTMDRPDLDENYDHTIDVVVDRVKIDPDARSRIVDSVETALAEAGGVLKVILPDPPAGVELGGSTARSTGDLADAEADGTDEAEGVPDRLVVEFSEALACTHCGIDIPEIETRSFSFNSPHGACPECEGIGNTKEVDPDLVVQDERKPLKDVFEPWSYNRSYYRRQLDSLARHFDVSVDTPFAELDESVQDAFLYGTDEDVLFKWTTKNGVRRKEEPFEGVIGNLERRHVETDSDNTRDHIEEFMAVTTCPECEGTRLKPSSRAVLVDGTAITAVNRMSIADALDHFEGLESSLTERERTIAEEILKEIRARLGFMAEVGLEYLTLDREASTLSGGESQRIRLATQVGSGLVGVLYVLDEPSIGLHQRDNDRLLDTLEGLRDLGNTLLVVEHDEETMRRADSIIDMGPGPGRRGGEVVVQGDFDTVVDSEESITGDYLAGRREIPVPDERRDPGDGTLTIRGARQHNLADVDVEVPLGQFVAITGVSGSGKSTLMHDVLYKGLAREMNDNTSVDPGDHDAIEGYEAVETVRLIDQSPIGRTPRSNPATYTGVFDHVRELFAETNLANQRGYDKGRFSFNVKGGRCEECGGQGTVKIEMNFLSDVHVPCEECDGDRYNDETLDVTYKGKTIADVLGMEVDEALDFFSANPGIRRRLELLRDVGLGYMRLGQPSTTLSGGEAQRVKLAEELGKKDSGETLYLLDEPTTGLHSEDERKLVEVLHRLADAGNTVVVIEHELDLVKNADHVIDLGPEGGEGGGEVVARGTPESVARDDASHTGRYLRDLLPDVDLTGPRSDRRKPAKAASDD; translated from the coding sequence ATGAGCAAGGACTACATCGAGGTTCGCGGGGCCGAGGAACACAACCTCAAGGACCTCGACGTCCGTATCCCCCGCGAGGAGTTCAGCGTCGTCACCGGGCTCTCCGGGTCGGGCAAGTCGTCGCTCGCCTTCGAAACGGTCTACGCCGAAGGGCAACGCCGCTACATCGAGTCCCTCTCCGCGTACGCGCGCAACTTCCTGGGCCAGATGGACAAACCACAGGTCGAGAGCGTCGAGGGGCTCTCGCCGGCCATCTCCATCGACCAGAAGAACGCCGCCAACAACCCCCGGTCGACGGTCGGCACCGTCACGGAGCTCCACGACTACCTCCGCCTGTTGTACGCCCGCGTCGGCACGCCCCACTGTCCGGAGTGCGGCCGCGAGGTGGGCGAACAGAGCGCCGGCCAGATGGTCCGGCGCCTCCTCGAACTGCCCGAGGGGACGAAAGCGAAGCTCTGTGCCCCGGTCGTCCGCGATCAGAAGGGCGCCTTCGAGGACCGCTTCGACGACCTGGTGAGCGAGGGCTACAGCCGTGTCGAGGTCGACGGCGAGCCCTACGACCTCACGATGGACCGCCCGGACCTCGACGAGAACTACGACCACACGATCGACGTGGTAGTCGACCGGGTGAAGATCGACCCCGACGCCCGCTCGCGGATCGTCGACTCGGTCGAGACGGCCCTGGCGGAGGCGGGCGGCGTCCTCAAGGTGATCCTCCCCGACCCGCCCGCCGGCGTCGAACTCGGCGGATCGACGGCGCGGTCGACGGGCGACCTGGCCGACGCCGAGGCGGACGGCACGGACGAAGCCGAGGGCGTCCCGGATCGGCTCGTCGTCGAGTTCTCCGAGGCCCTGGCCTGCACCCACTGCGGCATCGACATCCCGGAGATCGAAACCCGGAGTTTCTCCTTCAACAGCCCACACGGCGCCTGTCCGGAGTGTGAGGGGATCGGCAACACGAAGGAGGTCGACCCGGATCTCGTGGTGCAAGACGAGCGCAAGCCGCTGAAGGACGTCTTCGAGCCCTGGAGTTACAACCGGTCGTACTACCGCCGACAGCTCGACTCGCTGGCCCGCCACTTCGACGTCTCGGTCGACACGCCGTTCGCGGAGTTGGACGAGTCGGTCCAGGACGCCTTCCTCTACGGCACCGACGAGGACGTCCTGTTCAAGTGGACGACCAAGAACGGCGTCCGCCGGAAGGAGGAACCCTTCGAGGGCGTGATCGGCAACCTCGAACGCCGGCACGTGGAGACGGATTCGGACAACACCCGCGATCACATCGAGGAGTTCATGGCCGTCACCACCTGCCCCGAGTGCGAGGGGACGCGCCTCAAACCCTCCTCGCGGGCCGTCCTCGTCGACGGGACGGCCATCACCGCGGTCAACCGCATGAGCATCGCGGACGCGCTCGATCACTTCGAGGGGCTGGAGTCGAGCCTGACCGAGCGCGAGCGCACCATCGCCGAGGAGATCCTGAAGGAGATCCGGGCCCGCCTCGGCTTCATGGCGGAGGTCGGCCTCGAGTACCTCACGCTGGACCGCGAGGCGTCGACCCTCTCCGGCGGCGAGTCCCAGCGCATCCGCCTCGCCACCCAGGTCGGCTCGGGGCTCGTGGGCGTACTCTACGTCCTCGACGAGCCCTCCATCGGCCTCCACCAGCGCGACAACGACCGCCTGCTCGACACGCTCGAGGGGCTCCGCGACCTGGGCAACACCCTCCTCGTCGTCGAACACGACGAGGAGACGATGCGCCGGGCCGACTCCATCATCGACATGGGTCCGGGACCGGGTCGGCGCGGCGGCGAGGTGGTCGTCCAGGGCGACTTCGACACCGTCGTCGACTCCGAGGAGTCGATCACCGGCGACTACCTCGCCGGCCGCCGGGAGATTCCGGTTCCGGACGAACGGCGCGACCCCGGGGACGGGACGCTCACGATCCGCGGCGCCCGCCAGCACAACCTCGCCGACGTGGACGTCGAGGTCCCGCTCGGGCAGTTCGTCGCCATCACGGGCGTCTCCGGATCCGGGAAATCCACCCTGATGCACGACGTGCTCTACAAGGGGCTGGCCCGGGAGATGAACGACAACACCTCCGTCGACCCCGGCGACCACGACGCAATCGAGGGGTACGAGGCGGTCGAGACGGTGCGGCTGATCGACCAGTCGCCCATCGGCCGGACGCCGCGGTCGAACCCCGCCACCTACACCGGCGTCTTCGATCACGTCCGTGAACTCTTCGCGGAGACGAACCTGGCGAACCAGCGAGGCTACGACAAGGGCCGGTTCTCGTTCAACGTCAAGGGCGGCCGCTGCGAGGAGTGTGGCGGCCAGGGAACGGTCAAAATCGAGATGAACTTCCTCTCGGACGTCCACGTCCCCTGCGAGGAGTGTGACGGCGACCGGTACAACGACGAGACGCTCGACGTCACCTACAAGGGCAAGACTATCGCCGACGTCCTGGGAATGGAGGTCGACGAGGCCCTCGACTTCTTTTCGGCCAACCCCGGCATCCGCCGGCGCCTCGAACTCCTGCGGGACGTCGGCCTCGGCTACATGCGACTGGGCCAGCCGTCGACGACGCTCTCCGGCGGCGAGGCCCAGCGGGTGAAACTCGCCGAGGAGTTGGGGAAGAAGGATTCCGGCGAGACGCTCTACCTGCTCGACGAACCGACGACCGGCCTCCACTCGGAGGACGAACGCAAACTGGTCGAGGTGCTCCACCGCCTCGCCGACGCCGGCAACACGGTGGTCGTCATCGAACACGAACTCGACCTCGTGAAAAACGCCGACCACGTGATCGACCTCGGCCCGGAGGGTGGCGAGGGCGGCGGCGAGGTGGTCGCACGCGGGACCCCCGAGTCGGTCGCCCGCGACGACGCGTCCCACACCGGTCGTTACCTGCGCGACCTGCTCCCCGACGTCGACCTGACGGGGCCGCGGTCGGACCGGCGCAAGCCCGCGAAGGCGGCGAGCGACGACTAG
- a CDS encoding PGF-CTERM-anchored ABC transporter substrate-binding protein: MNARGCVLAALVVLAGLGPAGVGTAAAADECEFPLTRTDATGTDVTVSADPETVVTLNPSAAQTMYEIDAWDAVVGVSTYADYLPGADEKASIGTGNSDATVEQTLALDPDLVLAPNTIDDSVVSQLRNGGLTVYQFEAAEDLDDIVEKTRLTGDLVGACERADSRADEMERQLDVVEGAVDDVERPDVFYTFFGFTAGEDTFVHEVIETAGGNNIAAENAGANADGLTSGFFAVSPEVVVETDPAWFVLNSDEYDRATVPSGPGGVYEGTTAYREGNAVVLDANEISQPAPRIVDAILDLVRVLHPEAYETEIRGRIDREALDGERGTTAERLADGSVQLRASNVGRANEVGFALPARENVTADVRAANVTLATVNPTFELRLRYGGNHTAPNGTRALESMRLSGNGIFANDVDHLRLRVAVNRSRLDGADPETVTLYRAGEGEGGSENGSDWVPLRTTRVNGTATNETAANATDDTIVYEARTTGFPTLLLAVDDPDATAATNRTATATATATTTPTATPDGVASTARSPTAARTDTPSTSGSAPGFGALITVLSILLAVGCRR; the protein is encoded by the coding sequence ATGAACGCGCGAGGCTGTGTGCTCGCCGCGCTCGTCGTCCTCGCGGGACTCGGTCCGGCGGGCGTCGGGACCGCAGCAGCCGCCGACGAGTGCGAGTTCCCCCTGACGCGGACGGACGCGACGGGGACGGACGTGACGGTGTCCGCCGACCCCGAGACGGTGGTGACGCTGAACCCCAGCGCCGCCCAGACGATGTACGAAATCGACGCCTGGGACGCAGTGGTCGGCGTCTCGACGTACGCCGACTACCTCCCCGGCGCGGACGAGAAGGCGTCGATCGGAACCGGCAACAGCGACGCGACGGTCGAGCAGACCCTCGCCCTGGATCCCGACCTCGTTCTCGCGCCGAACACCATCGACGACTCGGTCGTGTCACAGCTCCGAAACGGGGGACTGACCGTGTACCAGTTCGAGGCGGCCGAGGACTTGGACGACATCGTCGAGAAGACGCGTTTGACTGGTGATCTGGTGGGTGCCTGCGAACGTGCCGACTCCCGCGCCGACGAGATGGAACGGCAACTCGACGTCGTCGAGGGGGCGGTCGACGACGTGGAACGCCCCGACGTCTTCTACACCTTCTTCGGGTTCACCGCCGGCGAGGATACGTTCGTCCACGAGGTGATCGAAACCGCCGGCGGGAACAACATCGCGGCCGAGAACGCCGGGGCGAACGCGGACGGCCTCACGTCCGGCTTTTTCGCCGTCAGCCCCGAGGTCGTCGTCGAGACCGATCCCGCGTGGTTCGTCCTGAACAGCGACGAGTACGACCGCGCGACGGTACCGTCGGGTCCCGGCGGGGTCTACGAAGGCACGACGGCCTACCGGGAGGGCAACGCGGTCGTCCTCGACGCGAACGAGATCAGCCAGCCGGCGCCACGGATCGTCGACGCCATCCTCGACCTCGTTCGCGTCCTCCACCCGGAGGCCTACGAGACCGAGATCCGCGGGCGGATCGACCGGGAGGCACTCGACGGAGAACGCGGGACGACGGCCGAGCGCCTCGCCGACGGGAGCGTCCAGTTGCGGGCGTCGAACGTCGGCCGCGCGAACGAGGTGGGGTTCGCCCTCCCCGCCCGCGAGAACGTGACCGCAGACGTGCGCGCGGCGAACGTCACGCTCGCGACCGTGAACCCGACGTTCGAACTCCGACTGCGCTACGGCGGGAACCACACGGCGCCGAACGGCACCCGCGCCTTGGAGTCGATGCGTCTCTCCGGGAACGGCATCTTCGCGAACGACGTCGACCACCTGAGGCTCCGGGTAGCCGTGAACCGGAGCCGTCTCGACGGGGCCGATCCGGAGACGGTCACGCTCTATCGCGCGGGCGAGGGTGAGGGCGGGAGCGAGAACGGAAGCGACTGGGTGCCCTTGCGGACGACGCGGGTGAACGGGACGGCGACGAACGAGACGGCAGCGAACGCTACCGACGACACCATCGTCTACGAGGCCCGGACGACCGGCTTCCCGACGCTCCTGTTGGCCGTCGACGACCCGGACGCCACGGCGGCGACGAACCGGACGGCGACGGCGACGGCGACGGCGACGACGACCCCGACGGCGACACCCGACGGCGTGGCGTCGACGGCCCGAAGCCCGACCGCCGCGCGAACGGATACGCCATCGACGTCCGGGAGCGCGCCCGGCTTCGGGGCGCTCATCACGGTGCTTTCGATACTGCTCGCCGTCGGGTGCCGCCGATGA